The proteins below come from a single Triticum aestivum cultivar Chinese Spring chromosome 5D, IWGSC CS RefSeq v2.1, whole genome shotgun sequence genomic window:
- the LOC123121048 gene encoding formin-like protein 7 gives MAGKRKAGDDIPGARHRAARTETTAGDDIAGTSAQTAGPTATAAGDGTAGTSQALAGPTAATTRCAVGYPGGASSQSGGARGGGAWSGQSGSAPPHRKALAGHTASTPAFAVGYPGGSSQFGGAAGGGFSLSHSRAPTTPMLRPPLGNPAVGSAPFPYQYHAPTGYDFFPGQNQIAGPWQTGTGQPRGDSGRIICHAPLPLCILCGARTTWVLGSAPLCKDCYNDYLLANSVLQQHPQMGYAGQQRQLDLRLPRPSSAAPGQQPSPPAPVAVGPRPRAPGAQRCPVCHAPTTRVLGLEPPREDEVCHDYLLAQRASAAPADGLRDPDSSPRLCQFFF, from the exons ATGGCGGGCAAGCGGAAGGCCGGCGACGACATTCCCGGGGCAAGGCATCGGGCTGCGCGGACGGAAACTACAGCCGGCGACGACATTGCCGGTACTTCGGCGCAGACTGCAGGGCCGACGGCGACTGCAGCCGGCGACGGCACTGCCGGGACTTCGCAGGCGCTCGCAGGGccgacggcggcgactacacgctGCGCTGTAGGCTACCCCGGCGGCGCCTCTTCCCAGTCCGGTGGAG CTCGCGGGGGCGGGGCCTGGTCGGGGCAGAGTGGATCCGCTCCGCCGCACCGGAAGGCGCTTGCAGGGCACACGGCGAGTACACCAGCCTTCGCTGTAGGCTATCCCGGCGGCTCGTCCCAGTTCGGCGGAG CTGCTGGCGGGGGATTCTCTCTGTCGCATTCGAGGGCGCCGACGACGCCGATGCTCCGGCCGCCGCTGGGCAATCCAG CCGTTGGGAGTGCGCCCTTCCCGTATCAGTACCACGCGCCGACCGGCTATGATTTCTTCCCCGGCCAGAACCAGATCGCCGGCCCCTGGCAGACAGGAACAGGGCAGCCGCGCGGCGACTCCGGCAGGATAATTTGCCACGCACCA CTTCCACTGTGCATTCTTTGCGGAGCGCGGACCACCTGGGTTTTGGGCTCGGCGCCATTGTGCAAGGATTGCTACAACGACTATCTCCTCGCCAACAGCGTGCTTCAGCAGCACCCGCAGATGGGCTACGCCGGTCAGCAGCGCCAGCTCGACCTCCGCcttcctcggccttcttccgcggcgccGGGGCAGCAGCCTTCTCCACCGGCACCGGTTGCCGTCGGCccacgaccgagggcgccaggtgCTCAACGGTGCCCTGTTTGCCATGCGCCCACCACGCGGGTTTTGGGCCTGGAGCCCCCGCGCGAGGACGAGGTTTGCCACGACTATCTCCTCGCCCAGCGTGCTTCGGCAGCACCGGCGGATGGGCTACGTGATCCCGACTCCAGTCCACGGCTATGCCAGTTCTTCTTCTAG
- the LOC123125825 gene encoding uncharacterized protein, whose amino-acid sequence MPSQGMLRPPLRNPAGGRPSFSNQGHAPTGHGSLSGQTQNHVAGPSQTGTGQPRGHSGGGGPSSAISSAPGAPISPLAPVCTLCKRPTIGLWGLVPLCVDCYNNPVTSNVVQQHPEIRYVPPHPVPSYGGATQGQGIAIDHQRQLDLRQPSYAGLARVAVGPLTRASSADWCCGCLEPTMGVLGTLPLCEVCYNSFFVAGDAPPQHAQSGHVLPSPVPSYAGAPGGGTPCQ is encoded by the exons ATGCCATCTCAGGGgatgctccggccgccgctgcgcaATCCAG CCGGTGGGCGTCCGTCCTTCAGCAACCAGGGCCACGCGCCGACCGGCCATGGTTCGCTCTCCGGCCAGACCCAGAACCATGTCGCCGGCCCCAGCCAGACAGGAACAGGGCAACCGCGCGGCCACTCCGGCGGTGGCGGG CCTTCTTCGGCGATCTCTTCAGCGCCAGGTGCTCCGATCAGTCCCCTGGCTCCAGTGTGCACTCTTTGCAAGAGGCCCACGATCGGGCTTTGGGGCTTGGTGCCATTGTGCGTGGATTGCTACAACAATCCCGTCACCAGCAACGTGGTTCAGCAGCACCCGGAGATCCGCTACGTGCCTCCGCATCCAGTCCCCAGCTACGGCGGCGCGACGCAGGGTCAGGGCATCGCCATTGATCACCAGCGCCAACTCGACCTTCGCCAGCCTTCTTACGCGGGGCTGGCACGGGTTGCCGTCGGCCCACTGACAAGGGCATCAAGTGCTGACTGGTGCTGTGGTTGCCTAGAGCCAACCATGGGGGTTTTGGGCACGTTGCCCTTGTGCGAGGTTTGCTACAACTCTTTCTTCGTCGCCGGCGACGCGCCTCCGCAGCACGCGCAGAGCGGCCACGTGCTTCCAAGTCCAGTCCCCAGCTACgcgggtgcgcctggggggggcaCTCCCTGCCAGTGA